The Aedes albopictus strain Foshan chromosome 1, AalbF5, whole genome shotgun sequence genomic interval CTCTGTTTCTTTGCCTTAACGGTTGAGTTGAGCTGTGAGCAGTGAAGGTCCAGTGAGTATATTTTCTCCACTTAAAATCTTAATCGCAAAATGGCTCAAATCACACAAAAGCTTGGagttatagggtgtcccagaaagtatgggcacaactttgtatagcgaaaatacaatcattttcttaacaaacaataatttttatatttttgtatttttattcaaggtattttaattgatacctgtaaagagcTTATAGATTAAAAAgagtttttgtatgcagaatgtttaaaatgaaaaaacgtctttcaaaacttctgcacaaactacttttttacggttttgccaaatatccgaattcgaaacatttttttcgattttttttcacatggtatattcgaaaacatgtttcctcagataattgtctgatttttttttatagaaatatgttttgcctgtgcgtacgggtatTCCATAATTTTGAGAATACtggaaaattcgccttttctatttctggataagacatgctcacagacattcgagtttttaaacatgttttaacgagaataaaaataattcaatctacactttataaagctggagtatttatttatttatagtgaaattaaaatgtaattttctgcatgttgtgatatatattcagaagcttgttttcatctATAAGAAAAactagttttcaaaaatatcgattttggcgTTTAAAtccatttttcaggttcaaaaatgtatgttttcaattcaaactaagggttgtacAATAGATACGcatatgaaaatacacggaaatattttttgaaatttttatcgagcttaatttcatgcatagggaacaatttgttaagcgatgttattgaaaaatataacaatttgTGAAGAAGCTtcaaaaggtcttttagggaatgttcttccgctttcaaacgaagtgtaaaatgcaaaatttaatgATTGGCATATGATGCCAATATaataaggcaggatatgtgtgaaaataaagttggtttatgcatccattcccaaatggcagagctgcacagttgtgcccatactttctgggacaccctgtaTTACCTACTTAGAAAGTGTTATGTTTGTATTTTATTGACAACATTTTGTAAGTTTTTGTTATATGCTATACCGTGATTTGCACATCTATCCCTGATCTTTAATGAGCCTTTTTAGTGCTCAGACCATTTTGGGCAACTATCGAGTACAAGACGAGCAAACCATCCCGTATCACGGTCATCAAAATGTAGATGATCTTGTACTGTTGCCGGAATCAGGATGTGTACTGTTGCCGGAATCAGGATGTTCCCCTTGAGAATAGAAATTCTTAGACCAAACTTAAGCTATGCAAGCAACCAGCTCTGCGAACAAAACGGCAAACTgccagaaaaaaaataatgccattacaggattgactgatgtatcaagaacaataatgaaaccccGTCATCCTGGGcttggacttcgttatccattTGAATAACATGGCACAATTTATGTGGTGTTTGAGAATTTGTaatgtttcattttatttttcttatcCAAGTGTTCAAACGTGGAGTCCGAAACGAAAACTAAAATGTGCATAAATAAATCTACATAAATCTACGTTATATctaattcgctatatcgaggatacatccagcggctgagtaagaaacgctgcaccacgcccagctagatccaaggtggtagccccatcagcgtggtcgcccTAGTGTTGGtttggacgttaaacagaactggcacgatggccctccggcgagacaggagtgttggcgtaggcccaataagccacccgtaaaaaatcccattgcgaataacataggagaaaatacgactcaatacaatcggcaaagacccacgcgacgaaataaggactacgattggaaacttggaacatggaattgcaagtcactaggtttcgcaggatgtgacaggataatctacgacgaactacatccccgcaacttcgacatcgtggcgttgcaggaactttgttggactggacagaaagtgtggaaaagcgggcatcgagcggctaccttctaccaaagctgtggcactaccaatgaactgggaacaggatttatagtgttgggcaagatgcgacaacgtgtgatcaggtggcagccgatcaacgcaaggatgtgcatgttgatagtaaagggccgtttcttcaactacagcatcatcaacgttcactgcccacacgaagggagacgagaaagaagcgttctacgcgcagttagagcaaacatacgatggttgctcgccgcgtgacgtgaaaatcgttgtcggcgacatgaacgcgcaggtaggaagggaggaaatgtacagaccggtaatcgggcgaaacagcctgcacgccgtatcgaatgaaaacggccagcgatgcgtaaactttgcagctttccgtggtatggtagtccgaagcaccttcttcccccgcaaagatatccacaaagccacatggagatcccccgaccatcaaacagaaaaccaaatcggccacgttctaatcgacggtaaattcttctaggatataacgaatgtccgcacataccgcagtgcgaatatagattcggatcactacttagtcgctgtatgcatgcgctcaaaactttcgacagttatcaccacgcgtcgaagtcgaacgccgcggcacaacatcgagcaacttcgtaacgtacaagtggctcaagactacgcgcagcagttagcagtggctcaaccaacggaagagcagcttggcgcagctacacttgaagatggctggagggacatccgatccgccataggtagtacctcggctacagcactaggcttcgcgactccgaattacagaaacgactggtacgacggcgaatgtgaacagttgaaaacgagaagaatgcagcatgggcgagaatgctgcaacaccgtacgaaagcgaatgaggcacgttacaaacaggcgcggaacaggcagaactcagtcttccggatgaagaagcgccagcaggaagaacgagatcgagaagcgatggaagagctgttccgcgctaaggacacacgaaagttctacgagaagctgaaccgctcgcgcagaggctttgtgtcacaagccgacatgtgccgagataatcacgggaatattctcactagcgagcgtgaggtggtcgagaggtggcggcagcattacgatgagcacctcaatggcgacgttgcaagaaccgaaggtggcgtggtaacagatctaggagtatgtgcacaggacgaaagacttccggcttctgaccttcaagagattgaggaggaggttggccggttgaaaaacaacaaagccgctggagcagatcaactaccaagcgagcttctaaaatacggtggagaagcactggtgagagcactacactgggtcattaccaagatttgggaggaggaagtattaccggaggaatggatggaaggtatcgtgtgtcccatctacaacaaGGGCGAcaggttggattgcgggaactaccgcgcgatcacactactgagcgctgcctacaagatactcactcaaattttatgccgccgtctatcaccgattgcaagagagttcgtggggcaatatcaggctggatttatgggtgaacgcgctacaacggaccagatgttcgccatccgccaggtgttgcagaaataacgcgaatacaacgtgcccacgcatcacttgttcatcgatttcaaatcggcgtatgatacaaacgatcgagaacagctatggcagattatgcacgaatacggattccctgataaactgatacggttgatcaaggcgacgatggatcgagtgatgtgcgtagtttgagtatcagggacactctcgagtcccttcaaatctcgcagagggttacggcaaggtgatggtctttcgtgcttgctattcaacattgctttggagggtgtaataggaagagcggggataaacacgagtgggacgattttcacgaagtccgttcagctgcttggtttcgccgatgatattgatattattgctcgtaaatttgagacgatggcggaaacgtacatccgactaaagagtgaagccaggcgaatcggattagttattaatgtgacgaagacaaagtacatgatggcaaagggctccagggaggaatcaccgcgcccgccatcccgaattcatatcgacggtgatgaaaacgaggcggttgaagaactcgtgtacttgggctcactggtgaccgacgacaacgacaccagcagagaaattcagaggcgcattgtggcaggaaatcgtgcctactttggactccgcagaactctgcgatcgaataaagttcgccgtaacacgaagttaaccatctacaaaacgttgattagaccggtcattctctgggcacgaaacatggaccctacgtgcagaggaccaacgcgcccttggagttttcgaacggaaggtgttgcgtaccatctacggcggagtgcagatggaagacgggacttggagaagacgaatgaaccacgagctgcatcagctgctgggagaaccaaccatcgtccataccgcgaaaatcgggaggctacggtgggcgggtcacgtcatcaggatatcggatagcaacccgacccgaaaatggttctcgagagtcatccgaccggtacaagaagacgtggagcgcagcgagctaggtgggtcgaccaagtggaggacgatctgcggaccctacgcagagtgcggaactggagacaaacagccatggaccgagtggaatggaggcggctactatgtacagcagaggtttccccggccttagcctgaccggtaaggtaaggtaagtatatcGAGGATACGCTATATCAAGGGtatgttatatcgaagattacctgtattgGGGTCCAACGTGGGGCATCTGACTGACGTCACTATCAGACTCAGAGATCCTTCGTGGCGGTGAACCTCCATGCCGTGGGTAAAAATTGAAATCACGTCAGGTGATCCAGATAAAACTCATTGATGAAGTCATAGAAAGTTGGAAAACGTCGtgcacatacagggggtggccaaaatgtttgggataggcaactttttttcactcacaaaaaagttcaacatggtgtaacttttcatagagtgcatcaaatattctcaaatttttactgttaatcaacctattatatgtgcatcagtggtacaaatttgagctcgattggttaatatttcgcaaagttataaccgatctagtaaaaaactatttttaagactatcaatttttgaactgtcttaTCTCGGAGACCGGTAAACcgcattgaatgaaattttgagcgattatcaacaatataatagtgcttaaacattcatcagaaaatagatactttttaaacgttgaaaaaagttatgatgttttgacattttcacccatttagagtAAAATGTgtcaaatttactatactgcacaaaaattactaaatgtgttcttcctttaatccgaATAGGCTCTCATATatctttttatagatatcttatgaacagaattagaaaatcttttaatgtcaaaaataaaattttatgacattgatgtaaaaaaaaatgcattttttcgaaaaagatccaaaaagtgtcaatccatcataacttttttcaacgtttaaaaagtacccatgttttaaatgattttcaagcgtttatatattgtggataaaagttcaaaatttcattcaattcggttcactggtctccgagatatgacagctcaaaaattagtagtctaaaaaatagtgttttaacaGAATGGTTATaaattcgcgaaagattaaccaatcgagctcaaatttgtaccaatgatgcacatataataggttgataaacagtaaaaatttgagaatatttgatgcactctatgaaaagttacagcatgttgaacttttttgtgag includes:
- the LOC134285826 gene encoding uncharacterized protein LOC134285826, which encodes MLQHRTKANEARYKQARNRQNSVFRMKKRQQEERDREAMEELFRAKDTRKFYEKLNRSRRGFVSQADMCRDNHGNILTSEREVVERWRQHYDEHLNGDVARTEGGVVTDLGVCAQDERLPASDLQEIEEEVGRLKNNKAAGADQLPSELLKYGGEALVRALHWVITKIWEEEVLPEEWMEGWIAGTTARSHY